A single region of the Gemmatimonas sp. UBA7669 genome encodes:
- a CDS encoding pyridoxamine 5'-phosphate oxidase family protein: MSGTGFNRGEIDSLDALLALFGPVQEASRRKEVTTLPLVYQEMLRASPFCVLATAGPDGMDASPRGDAPGFVAVVDEQTLHLPERRGNNRIDSLRNILHDPRVAMLFLIPGRGETLRINGRATVLADPAVLAPYAVSGRLPTCVVEVRVEAAFFQCARAIQRSRLWAPVSPESLAHVPSAGEMLAALTEGALGGPAYDAELPARQQATLY, translated from the coding sequence ATGTCCGGAACTGGTTTCAACCGCGGCGAGATCGATTCCCTGGATGCACTCTTGGCTCTGTTTGGCCCCGTGCAGGAAGCGTCACGTCGCAAGGAAGTCACCACGCTGCCGCTGGTCTACCAGGAGATGCTGCGCGCGTCGCCCTTCTGTGTGCTGGCCACCGCTGGCCCGGACGGCATGGATGCGTCGCCGCGGGGCGATGCGCCCGGATTTGTGGCAGTCGTCGACGAGCAGACCCTGCACCTACCGGAGCGGCGCGGGAACAACCGAATCGACAGCCTGCGCAACATCCTCCACGACCCTCGGGTGGCCATGCTCTTCCTCATCCCCGGCCGCGGTGAAACGCTGCGGATCAATGGGCGCGCCACGGTTCTCGCGGATCCGGCTGTGCTGGCGCCATACGCCGTCTCGGGCCGGCTGCCGACCTGCGTCGTGGAGGTGCGCGTCGAGGCCGCGTTCTTCCAGTGCGCGCGCGCCATACAGCGAAGCCGCCTCTGGGCGCCGGTGTCTCCAGAGTCGCTCGCGCACGTACCGTCGGCGGGCGAGATGCTCGCAGCGCTCACCGAGGGCGCGCTCGGCGGTCCCGCCTACGATGCGGAACTTCCCGCACGGCAGC